The Candidozyma auris chromosome 1, complete sequence genome includes a region encoding these proteins:
- a CDS encoding succinate-semialdehyde dehydrogenase (NAD(P)(+)), translated as MTPKLKNPELLRTKPFINGEWVESKSTKTFDVIDPATEEVIATISDQTPEEIDEAIQITKIAFDSYKNTPVADRSRWLRNWYNLMLENLDDLATLVTWENGKCFTDAIGEIRYAASYFEWFSEEAKRNYGHTIQPANHNNKIITYKQPVGPVGLLCPFNFPAAMGARKAAPALAAGCTCIMKPDAQTPLTALAMAYLAEKAGFPKGVFNVVLSSVESTPACGLKFCESPLIKKVSFTGSTPVGKLLMKQSSSTLKKLSMELGGNAPILVFDDAKLDQAVEQSIASKFRSLGQTCVCANRIYVQAGVYDEFCKRFAEKVKGFKIGNGFDEGVTHGCLINARAIDKVEEHVRDAVGKGAKVIVEGGRLTHLGKHFYAPYVIGNVSPEMKCSVEETFGPLAAIAKFENQQEVLQQCNDTAFGLAAYVFSENLNTVWQVSEQLETGMVSVNSGMFTDAALPFGGVKESGFGREGSLYGMDDYTVVKSISLGNVYGSS; from the coding sequence ATGACCCCAAAACTTAAAAACCcagagctcttgagaaCGAAGCCGTTCATAAACGGCGAATGGGTGGAGCTGAAGTCAACAAAAACATTTGATGTCATCGACCCGGCTACTGAAGAGGTAATAGCCACTATCTCCGACCAGACCCCAGAGGAGATTGACGAGGCAATCCAAATTACCAAAATCGCCTTTGACAGTTACAAAAACACCCCAGTTGCTGATCGGTCGCGGTGGTTGCGCAACTGGTACAATTTGATGCTAGAAAACTTGGATGACCTAGCCACTCTCGTCACTTGGGAAAATGGAAAATGCTTCACCGACGCAATTGGCGAAATCAGGTACGCTGCTTCGTACTTTGAGTGGTTTTCCGAGGAGGCTAAGCGTAACTATGGACATACTATCCAGCCTGCCAAtcacaacaacaagatcatAACCTACAAGCAGCCGGTTGGGCCGGTTGGGCTTTTGTGCCCTTTTAACTTCCCGGCTGCTATGGGCGCAAGAAAAGCTGCACCAGCATTAGCAGCAGGGTGCACGTGCATCATGAAGCCAGATGCTCAGACACCATTGACggctttggcaatggcttATTTAGCGGAAAAGGCAGGGTTCCCAAAGGGTGTGTTCAATGTGGTGTTGAGCTCAGTTGAGTCTACGCCAGCGTGCGGGTTGAAGTTTTGTGAGTCTCccttgatcaagaaagTGTCTTTCACGGGCTCAACGCCTGTAGgcaagcttttgatgaagCAGCTGTCGTCTACGCTCAAGAAATTATCTATGGAACTTGGCGGGAACGCGCCGATTCTCGTGTTTGACGATGCTAAACTTGATCAGGCGGTGGAGCAGTCGATTGCCTCGAAGTTCCGCTCCTTGGGCCAGACATGCGTGTGTGCCAATAGAATTTACGTTCAGGCTGGTGTCTACGATGAGTTTTGCAAGCGTTTTGCAGAAAAAGTCAAGGGCTTCAAGATTGGGAATGGCTTCGACGAAGGCGTGACGCACGGCTGTCTCATCAACGCCAGGGCTATCGATAAAGTAGAGGAGCATGTTCGCGACGCTGTTGGCAAGGGTGCCAAAGTTATAGTGGAAGGCGGTCGACTTACCCATCTTGGCAAGCACTTCTACGCGCCGTACGTGATCGGAAATGTGAGCCCAGAGATGAAGTGTTCGGTGGAGGAGACATTTGGCCCATTGgcagccattgccaagTTTGAAAACCAGCAAGAAGTTTTGCAGCAGTGTAACGATACCGCATTTGGCCTTGCAGCGTACGTCTTCCTGGAGAATCTCAACACGGTGTGGCAGGTTTCCGAGCAGCTTGAAACCGGCATGGTGAGTGTGAACAGTGGGATGTTTACTGATGCAGCGTTGCCATTTGGCGGAGTGAAGGAGTCTGGTTTTGGCCGTGAGGGATCACTTTATGGAATGGACGACTACACGGTGGTGAAATCCATATCGCTTGGTAATGTCTACGGCAGCAGTTAG
- a CDS encoding WSC domain-containing protein, translating into MKLVLPFFLVSVVLAADTGIGCFSQVDTSNFKENGQWETSDSCAKSCGSQYPYVAIKNGGMCYCLSTRPSSNQVSTSQCSTPCNGYGTVNCGGQNAFTVFNGLGEDTGASAGSSASSSSSSSTSTSTSSTVSASTNSPSTSQVAQSTSSDEEPAPTTSSSSTSSSSTHTRVITSTNQDGATKTITQSMRPTSTSSTKASSSASPQSKSSSTNVGAIAGGVVGGVVGLIAICLGVFFFIRHRRNDESDEEEFFEKGSGSGGISRGNGTAKSKKFNSAFDMPMANPFSDEFADKRASKMTTNGLADPRLNPAIVGRKRLSDGSLADETDYSRKILAVANP; encoded by the coding sequence ATGAAGTTGGTGCTCCCATTCTTCCTTGTTTCCGTTGTCCTTGCAGCGGACACGGGCATCGGGTGCTTCTCCCAAGTTGACACGAGTAACTTCAAGGAGAATGGCCAATGGGAAACCTCCGACTCGTGTGCTAAGAGCTGCGGGTCACAGTACCCGTACGTGGCCATCAAAAACGGTGGCATGTGCTACTGTCTATCCACCAGACCCTCCTCCAACCAGGTGTCTACGTCACAATGTAGTACCCCGTGCAATGGGTACGGAACCGTCAACTGCGGTGGGCAAAACGCGTTCACCGTCTTCAACGGTTTGGGCGAGGACACAGGTGCCAGTGCTGGGTCACTGGCGCTGCTGCTGTCCTCCTCCAGCACTTCCACGCTGACAAGTTCCACTGTGTCGGCCTCCACAAATTCTCCTTCGACGAGTCAAGTGGCACAGTCCACATCCCTGGACGAAGAACCGGCGCCAACAACGCTGTCTTCCAGTACATCCTCAAGCTCCACGCACACCAGGGTGATCACTTCCACCAATCAAGACGGTGCCACAAAGACAATCACCCAAAGCATGCGTCCTACTTCTACATCTTCCACAAAGGCATCATCTTCCGCTAGCCCTCAGCTGAAGAGCTCATCCACAAATGTTGGCGCCATAGCCGGAGGCGTGGTTGGCGGAGTGGTTGGGCTAATTGCTATATGTCTTGgtgtcttcttctttatccGCCACAGAAGAAATGATGAgagtgatgaagaagagttcTTTGAAAAGGGTTCGGGCTCTGGTGGTATCTCTAGAGGCAACGGAACCGCCAAGTCGAAAAAGTTCAACTCTGCATTTGACATGCCTATGGCCAACCCCTTCTCGGACGAGTTCGCTGACAAGAGAGCATCCAAAATGACCACCAACGGTTTGGCTGATCCCAGACTTAATCCTGCAATTGTGGGACGCAAGCGACTCTCGGACGGATCATTAGCAGACGAAACTGACTATTCGCGCAAGATTCTAGCGGTGGCCAACCCTTGA
- the URA1 gene encoding dihydroorotate dehydrogenase, whose product MRRFFIRSFARATPKKGARTIKSSIVPFPVTVTVGAIGASIVAYYMLDAKAGIHEYVFCPLIRAFTDAENGHKLGIKLMSLGISPKLRRESEEREREFDALLGVDVFGTHLKSPIGLAAGLDKEGIAIDSLFDTGFSYVEIGSVTPEPQPGNPQPRFFRLPRDDAVINRYGFNSSGHLSVLLNLKARFQEWMSHENNAKRPGRLLAVNLGKNKNGDEVQDYVTGVRRFAHYADVLVVNVSSPNTPGLRDLQSESKLTDLLKAVVKERNAQGKNSCGKQPPVLVKVAPDLTEPEIESIANSAKQSKVDGIIISNTTIQRPSNLLTTDISLINQAGGLSGKPLKPLSLQALRTLRKHTKDSNLVLVGCGGISSGKDALEFGKAGASFIELYTAFAYKGPGLPAKIRDELTALLRKEGKTWQQIIGEDDK is encoded by the coding sequence ATGCGGAGATTTTTCATTCGGTCCTTCGCCAGAGCTACACCCAAAAAAGGTGCTCGTACAATCAAGAGCAGCATTGTGCCATTTCCCGTAACCGTTACGGTTGGCGCAATTGGTGCTTCTATTGTGGCATATTACATGCTAGATGCCAAAGCGGGTATCCACGAGTATGTGTTCTGTCCGTTAATCAGAGCGTTCACAGACGCAGAAAATGGCCACAAACTAGGCATAAAGCTCATGAGTCTTGGCATTTCTCCCaagttgagaagagagTCCGAAGAAAGGGAGAGGGAGTTTGATGCACTTTTGGGCGTTGACGTTTTTGGCACGCATTTGAAATCCCCCATTGGTCTTGCCGCTGGTTTGGACAAGGAAGGTATAGCTATTGACTCTCTTTTCGATACCGGCTTCTCATATGTGGAAATTGGTTCTGTAACGCCAGAACCTCAGCCTGGTAACCCCCAACCACGTTTCTTCAGATTGCCTAGAGACGACGCCGTGATCAATAGGTATGGATTCAACTCGCTGGGCCATTTGAGTGTTTTGCTCAATTTGAAAGCAAGATTCCAGGAGTGGATGAGCCACGAGAACAATGCGAAGAGACCAGGCAGACTCTTGGCTGTGAATTTGGGTAAGAACAAAAACGGTGATGAAGTACAAGATTACGTGACTGGTGTGCGCAGATTTGCCCATTACGCTGATGTTTTGGTTGTTAATGTCTCATCTCCCAATACACCTGGCTTGAGGGATCTTCAAAGTGAACTGAAACTCACGGATCTCTTGAAGGCGGTTGTCAAGGAAAGAAATGCACAAGGAAAAAATTCTTGCGGCAAGCAACCTCCGGTGCTCGTCAAAGTTGCACCTGACTTAACAGAGCCCGAAATTGAGTCGATTGCCAATTCGGCAAAACAGTCTAAAGTCGATGGAATCATCATTTCTAACACTACTATTCAAAGACCAAGCAATCTTTTGACTACTGACATCAGCCTTATTAATCAGGCCGGTGGCTTATCAGGTAAACCATTGAAGCCCTTGTCTCTTCAGGCATTGAGAACACTCAGAAAACATACGAAGGATAGTAATTTGGTGTTGGTGGGTTGTGGCGGAATTTCATCTGGAAAGGACGCTCTCGAGTTTGGTAAGGCTGGAGCCTCATTTATCGAGTTATATACTGCTTTCGCCTACAAAGGTCCGGGTTTGCCAGCCAAAATTAGAGATGAGTTAACAGCTTTGTTGAGGAAGGAAGGCAAAACCTGGCAACAAATCATTGGCGAGGACGATAAATAA
- the DAM1 gene encoding Dam1p, producing the protein MSSRPNTPGNRRRDSSRKSHRSSGLHLVLPPSPNVHYPITEESTPLESDRNIERLENLSESAAQLSHNMTELSKIHNAVNTQFNEPFASFLYGLFLTMFCNSFPGCPTYEQFESILKARNNEQKIEELNGRISKAKEENARLQQLIAQAGPQRVTSASIGDVTRTTPYSRARLQRPNVRTGLYPTPTRKKVTVAQDDTSTSESFADTSATKTSSSSKIPQPSVQTRTGPNLNQPPRYMRGLFDKTPTNNIARGNQRVSKKASSRSEKGRFTHTSRSTKHRPPFR; encoded by the coding sequence ATGTCATCCAGACCGAACACGCCTGGAAACCGCCGGCGGGACTCCTCCAGAAAATCACATAGGTCTTCCGGCTTGCATCTCGTACTTCCGCCTTCACCCAATGTTCATTACCCCATCACTGAAGAATCCACCCCTTTAGAATCTGATCGTAATATAGAAAGACTAGAAAACTTGTCTGAGTCGGCTGCTCAGCTCTCCCACAATATGACTGAGCTATCTAAAATTCACAATGCTGTGAACACGCAGTTCAATGAGCCGTTTGCAAGTTTCCTCTATGGCTTGTTTCTCACGATGTTCTGCAACAGTTTCCCAGGATGCCCAACATATGAGCAATTCGAAAGCATACTCAAAGCACGCAATAATGAGCAGAAAATTGAGGAATTGAATGGCCGTATAAGCAAGGCTAAGGAGGAAAACGCCAGGCTCCAACAGTTAATAGCACAAGCGGGACCTCAACGAGTGACATCCGCGTCTATTGGAGACGTCACCAGAACAACTCCATACTCAAGAGCCAGACTCCAGAGACCCAATGTCCGGACCGGCTTGTATCCTACACCTACCAGAAAGAAAGTCACTGTGGCTCAGGATGACACCTCAACTTCTGAGTCCTTTGCCGACACATCAGCGACTAAGACAAGTTCATCTTCCAAAATTCCACAACCTTCTGTGCAAACAAGAACCGGTCCTAATCTTAATCAGCCACCGCGTTATATGCGGGGATTATTTGACAAGACGCCCACTAATAACATCGCTCGAGGCAATCAGAGAGTATCAAAAAAGGCGTCATCTCGTTCTGAAAAAGGAAGGTTCACGCATACCAGCCGAAGTACGAAACATCGACCACCATTTCGTTAA
- a CDS encoding GET complex subunit GET2, producing MSELSAEEKRRILRERRQAKMAKGNATNRLNEILSQGASVKTNAKSVLDEDVKPTTPQPELKSSGTPLHDDPEVPDISTLLQSNAADSTNDSAPDMDEMFKKIFSGALGQNPQAAEGDAQGENQNPFISQIMQMMSEGTGEEADSAKTDAQSSFNAQMVQYRAYQERKIKVHLLIIRYIIHIANFLFHYTTVPSFQSSPHLYIRGLNADVRSQAFFTYFLAFEIVFISAYFGILASKGLLGANTKKHFISKALNFGSLVLPSITRYRHLIESILVYSEGVGIFAGDVALIVVLFGVVSLYG from the coding sequence ATGAGTGAATTATCAgcggaagaaaaaagaaggatcTTGCGTGAAAGAAGACAGGCCAAAATGGCCAAGGGAAACGCCACTAACAGGCTTAATGAGATTCTTTCCCAGGGTGCTTCGGTCAAGACCAACGCTAAGTCAGTGCTCGACGAAGATGTCAAGCCAACCACCCCTCAACCAGAACTCAAGAGTTCTGGAACACCTTTGCATGATGACCCTGAAGTTCCAGACATTTCTACGCTTCTTCAGTCAAATGCTGCGGACTCAACAAATGATAGTGCGCCCGATATGGATGAAATGTTCAAAAAGATATTCAGCGGAGCTCTTGGGCAGAATCCTCAGGCCGCTGAGGGTGATGCCCAGGGTGAAAATCAAAACCCTTTCATCTCTCAAATAATGCAAATGATGTCCGAGGGCACTGGCGAAGAAGCTGACTCAGCAAAGACAGATGCCCAATCTTCCTTCAATGCTCAAATGGTTCAGTACCGTGCTTACCAAGAGAGAAAAATCAAGGTGCATCTTTTGATTATACGCTACATCATTCACATTgccaattttttgtttcaTTACACAACCGTTCCCCTGTTCCAGTCGTCGCCTCATTTATACATTCGTGGGCTAAATGCTGACGTACGACTGCAGGCATTCTTCACCTACTTTCTTGCATTTGAAATTGTCTTCATCTCAGCATACTTTGGAATTTTGGCCAGCAAAGGACTCCTAGGTGCAAATACCAAAAAACACTTCATCTCGAAGGCCTTGAATTTCGGCTCGCTTGTATTACCTTCCATCACTCGGTACCGTCATTTGATCGAGTCGATACTTGTCTACTCCGAGGGAGTGGGAATATTTGCCGGTGATGTAGCATTGATAGTGGTGCTATTCGGCGTTGTCAGCTTATACGGTTAA
- the SHY1 gene encoding Shy1p produces the protein MFPRLGLRLSQTGLGLRPSRHILFKRTVKTPTIDWKPIKSSVSNLARAENQEKQKGFRRFILGLMIAMPVITFWLGCWQVKRLKWKVDLIARCEHLLAEPPLENLPAELDPSVIPEYEYRRFKIKGKFDYSQELFLGPRIRNGELGYLLITPFIRADGGKPILIERGWIAKEKVIPETRNKGYLSHLSLPQGEIEIEAMFRTMPKKSFMQYEHEPGTRLFHVPDVEAMAKETGSLPIYAQMMYSLKDKNDWHGPQEATEKKSSWKRLFLAGPKNPNSEHLPESDTDTTLQYQEFEFVNQGVPLAAIPKVNFTNNHMQYLITWFGISLASTALLIYSLYKRKSSGSAEKVIEAKRKEMKKHF, from the coding sequence ATGTTCCCCAGATTGGGCCTTAGGCTTAGCCAAACAGGCCTTGGCTTGAGGCCATCTAGGCACATACTTTTTAAAAGAACAGTGAAAACGCCAACTATTGACTGGAAGCCTATTAAATCCTCAGTGAGCAATCTAGCTAGAGCAGAGAACCAGGAGAAGCAAAAAGGTTTCCGCAGATTCATATTGGGTCTCATGATCGCCATGCCTGTGATCACCTTTTGGTTGGGATGCTGGCAAGTAAAGCGTCTTAAGTGGAAGGTTGATCTCATTGCTCGTTGTGAACACTTGCTAGCGGAGCCTCCACTCGAGAATTTGCCTGCTGAATTGGACCCATCGGTCATCCCAGAATACGAATACCGCAGATTCAAGATCAAGGGAAAGTTCGATTACTCGCAGGAACTATTCTTGGGACCTCGTATCCGAAACGGTGAGCTCGGATACTTGTTAATAACTCCCTTTATTCGTGCCGATGGCGGAAAGCCTATTCTTATCGAGCGTGGGTGGattgcaaaagagaaagttATTCCGGAAACCAGAAACAAGGGCTACTTGTCACATTTGTCCCTTCCTCAGGGTGAGATTGAAATCGAAGCAATGTTCAGAACCATGCCAAAGAAGTCATTCATGCAATATGAGCACGAGCCTGGTACCAGATTATTCCACGTCCCTGACGTTGAAGCCATGGCGAAGGAAACAGGAAGTTTGCCAATTTATGCACAAATGATGTACtctttgaaagacaaaaatgACTGGCACGGACCTCAAGAGGCTactgaaaagaagagctcatgGAAGCGACTTTTCCTTGCTGGCCCGAAGAACCCTAACTCAGAGCATCTTCCAGAATCAGACACTGATACAACACTCCAATACCAAGAATTTGAGTTTGTCAATCAAGGAGTTCCGTTGGCTGCTATTCCAAAAGTGAACTTCACCAATAATCATATGCAATACTTAATCACCTGGTTTGGTATATCTCTAGCGAGCACAGCACTTCTAATCTATTCTCTTTacaagaggaagagttCAGGAAGTGCCGAGAAGGTGATTGAGGCCAAGAGGAAGGAGATGAAAAAACATTTCTAG
- the SIK1 gene encoding snoRNP complex protein NOP56, whose translation MAGIDFLLFEEAAGYAIFKVLIQQDDIANRQKEVQEAANDLGKFSKMVELISFAPFKGAAQALENANDISEGLVSDYLKSVLELNLPKPKKGKISLGVSDKNLGPSIKEAFPYIDCLSNEIVQDFLRGIRVHGYKILKELQDGDIERAQLGLGHAFSRAKVKFSVQKNDNHIIQAIALLDQLDKDINTFSMRVKEWYGWHFPELAKIVPDNYTYAKLALFMKDKASLTDESLHDVAALVNDDSGIAQRIIDNARISMGQDISELDMLNVSTFAERVVSISEYRARLYEYLTSKMHTVAPNLSTLIGEVVGARLISHAGSLTNLSKQAASTVQILGAEKALFRALKTKGNTPKYGLIYHSSFIGKAAAKNKGRISRYLANKCSIASRIDNYSDEPSTAFGQVLKRQVEERLKFYETGAAPMKNADAIKEALALGIDLGGDMDVDIASDDEAAKKSSKAEKKEKKEKKEKKEKKEKKDKKEKKDKKRKAEDDEDSSKKKKKKKSKD comes from the coding sequence ATGGCTGGCAtcgactttcttcttttcgaaGAAGCTGCGGGTTACGCTATTTTCAAAGTCTTGATCCAGCAAGATGACATTGCCAACAGGCAGAAGGAGGTTCAGGAGGCAGCGAACGACTTGGGCAAATTCTCCAAGATGGTAGAGCTCATCTCTTTCGCTCCATTCAAGGGCGCTGCTCAGGCCTTGGAAAACGCAAACGATATCTCTGAGGGGTTGGTGTCCGACTACTTGAAATCAGTTTTGGAGTTGAACTTGCCAAAACCCAAGAAGGGTAAAATCTCTTTGGGTGTCTCTGACAAAAACTTGGGTCCTTCCATCAAGGAGGCTTTCCCTTATATCGACTGTTTGTCCAATGAGATTGTTCAGGACTTCTTGAGAGGAATTCGTGTTCATGGCtacaaaattttgaaggaattgCAAGATGGTGATATTGAGAGAGCTCAATTGGGTTTGGGCCATGCTTTCTCCAGGGCCAAGGTGAAGTTCTCAGTGCAAAAGAATGACAATCATATTATCCAGGCTATTGCTCTTTTAGATCAATTAGATAAGGATATCAATACCTTCTCCATGAGAGTGAAGGAATGGTACGGCTGGCACTTTCCTGAGTTGGCTAAGATTGTACCAGACAATTATACATATGCCAAGCTCGCCTTGTTCATGAAAGATAAGGCCTCCTTGACCGACGAGTCCCTTCATGACGTTGCGGCCTTGGTAAATGACGACTCCGGCATTGCCCAAAGAATCATCGACAATGCCAGAATCTCTATGGGTCAGGACATCTCCGAACTAGATATGCTCAACGTTTCTACTTTTGCGGAAAGAGTAGTTTCCATCTCCGAATACCGAGCCAGATTATACGAATACTTGACTTCAAAGATGCATACCGTCGCTCCTAACTTGTCCACATTAATCGGTGAGGTGGTTGGTGCTCGTTTGATCTCTCACGCTGGTTCTTTAACTAACCTTTCCAAGCAAGCTGCTTCGACTGTTCAGATATTGGGCGCTGAGAAGGCGCTTTTCAGAGCTTTGAAGACTAAGGGTAACACGCCCAAGTACGGTTTGATTTACCACTCTTCCTTCATCGGTAAGGCTGCTGCCAAGAATAAGGGTAGAATCTCTAGAtacttggccaacaagTGTTCGATTGCCTCCAGAATCGACAACTACTCCGATGAGCCATCTACAGCTTTCGGTCAGGTCTTGAAGAGACAAGTCGAGGAGAGATTGAAGTTCTACGAGACTGGTGCTGCTCCTATGAAGAACGCCGACGCCATCAAGGAGGCTCTTGCATTGGGCATTGACTTGGGCGGTGACATGGATGTTGATATCGCCTCCGATGATGAGGCCGCTAAGAAATCTAGCAAAgccgagaagaaggaaaagaaggagaagaaggaaaagaaggaaaagaaagaaaagaaggacaaaaaggagaagaaagataAGAAGCGTAAagctgaagatgatgaggattcttccaaaaagaagaagaagaagaagtctaaAGACTAA
- the UGA3 gene encoding Uga3p, with protein MFSKFDSKRAGMSNGKVSQASAFTVKTELNSPPSSSKSPTENKTQSITKVSSSRSKSKHGCLTCKVRKKKCEGTKPVCRDCQRFSKECVWIDYDSMKVEEIRRLRMKVKEQESYNKVRIRRPHPKSSQASSSSIKSTTEAPNKANPRPVSQAPQEMSKPEIQLPHEKPYENPRKRQDLSKPDVQRHLDDTEPGVQQAQKKPKPDTESVPLSDSHISSPYAQALREAYPVQLNPTISHPNDDVNYISLGDIHHDSIVRSRSFTNGFDAFSMTRGGSPRPFSPAPMDIDGLEDTDASANPSEFFNFLKEYSAFSGSLSAAQSPQQVSESQTNNNNDESLVKHSLNFNIPGFLDQVNHIPVSSSSQLSQLASAFNAAFIPPPKVPPPVLPELDASGRYLYDYYVNTLSKKVSIAPLSQNESNSYQKVFLPLAQRDKGVLCGILAWAGFHLGGQWTAEASMYAESAVKLLTQDIDFSGSLPAFHEDRRSILNKLAIILILCGAEICRGDVKYWSVYLNWGWKLLKDNGGITKFDNNKEEHWLITNFAYHDVLASSVNERGTYFPLETYQKIFKDPQGVSKGNLNPLLGVSKILYRYIAEISSLSLDCKNELEAYYRRQSPKVSPENFDTEASCSPESVRIRDETASEVSDHGKVGSILYSITARAKKIEYKIDTAKPDPDDLENLNDADLELQLMCFEAYQLSCKLFLRQAILKLNPSTIESQILMNDLMKCVRVLVETPMQASLVFPLFIAGIHSVAEFDRERMRDILNQMMETYGPWNVVRIKYVMEKVWEQNPDGDKVVDWLAILKQLGWEINFA; from the coding sequence ATGTTCTCCAAGTTCGATTCCAAGCGAGCTGGTATGCTGAATGGCAAAGTCTCGCAAGCATCAGCGTTTACAGTAAAGACGGAGCTCAACAGCCCTCCTTCCTCGTCAAAATCTCCCACGGAAAATAAGACTCAGTCCATCACTAAGGTCCTGAGCTCCAGAAGCAAGTCCAAACATGGCTGCTTAACTTGCAAagtgagaaagaagaaatgtGAAGGCACTAAGCCCGTGTGTCGGGACTGTCAACGGTTCAGTAAGGAATGCGTGTGGATAGATTATGATTCGATGAAGGTGGAGGAGATACGACGTCTTAGgatgaaagtgaaggagCAAGAGAGCTATAACAAGGTTAGGATCCGAAGGCCTCACCCAAAGAGCTCGCAAGCATCTTCCTCACTGATCAAGTCGACTACAGAAGCCCCGAATAAGGCAAACCCACGTCCCGTAAGCCAGGCACCTCAAGAAATGAGCAAGCCTGAGATCCAGCTACCTCATGAAAAGCCTTATGAGAACCCTCGAAAGCGTCAGGATTTGAGCAAGCCTGACGTTCAACGTCATCTAGATGATACTGAACCTGGGGTGCAGCAAGCTCAAAAAAAGCCCAAACCTGATACGGAATCTGTGCCTTTGTCTGATTCACATATCTCACTGCCATATGCACAAGCGTTACGTGAAGCTTATCCAGTGCAGCTAAATCCGACCATAAGCCACCCTAATGACGATGTGAACTACATTTCTTTGGGTGACATTCATCATGATTCGATAGTGAGAAGCAGGTCTTTCACTAACGGCTTTGATGCCTTCTCTATGACAAGAGGTGGCTCGCCTCGTCCTTTCTCTCCAGCTCCCATGGACATTGATGGCCTTGAAGATACCGATGCATCCGCTAATCCGTCAGAGTTTTTTAATTTCCTCAAAGAGTATTCTGCATTTCTGGGTAGTTTGAGTGCTGCTCAATCACCACAACAAGTTTCGGAGCTGCAAACGAACAATAACAACGACGAGTCCCTTGTCAAGCATTCTCTTAATTTCAATATTCCCGGGTTCTTGGATCAGGTAAATCATATACCTgtctcatcatcatcgcAACTCAGCCAGTTGGCATCTGCATTCAATGCTGCATTCATACCACCACCAAAAGTCCCTCCGCCGGTTCTTCCAGAGCTTGACGCTTCTGGACGCTACTTATATGATTACTACGTGAACACCCTCTCGAAAAAGGTTTCGATTGCGCCTCTTAGCCAAAATGAGTCTAACTCTTACCAAAAAGTTTTTTTGCCGTTGGCTCAAAGAGATAAAGGAGTCTTGTGTGGTATTCTTGCGTGGGCTGGCTTTCACTTAGGTGGACAGTGGACTGCTGAGGCATCCATGTATGCGGAATCTGCCGTTAAATTACTCACCCAAGATATAGATTTCAGTGGCTCACTTCCCGCTTTCCATGAGGATCGTCGTTCTATATTGAATAAGCTAGCCATAATCCTTATTTTGTGTGGTGCTGAGATTTGCCGCGGTGACGTGAAATACTGGTCAGTGTACCTCAACTGGGGCTGGAAGCTTCTTAAAGATAATGGAGGTATCACCAAATTTGATAATAACAAGGAAGAGCACTGGCTTATAACCAACTTTGCGTACCATGACGTACTAGCAAGTTCCGTCAATGAACGTGGCACGTATTTTCCCCTCGAGACCTACCAAAAGATTTTCAAAGACCCACAAGGAGTTTCTAAAGGCAATTTGAACCCGTTGCTTGGTGTATCGAAGATCCTCTATAGATACATCGCCGAAATTAGCTCATTGTCATTGGACTGCAagaatgagcttgaagcgTACTATCGACGCCAGTCTCCAAAGGTGTCACCAGAAAATTTCGATACCGAAGCATCGTGCTCCCCAGAGTCGGTAAGAATAAGGGATGAGACTGCTCTGGAAGTAAGTGATCATGGTAAAGTCGGGTCAATCCTTTACTCTATAACTGCACGGGCAAAAAAGATCGAGTATAAGATCGACACCGCGAAGCCTGATCCTGATGATTTGGAGAACCTAAACGATGCTGACTTGGAGTTGCAGCTCATGTGCTTCGAGGCATACCAGCTCAGCTGCAAATTGTTCCTCCGACAGGCAATTCTAAAGCTCAATCCTTCCACAATCGAGTCTCAAATTCTTATGAATGACCTAATGAAATGTGTAAGGGTCCTTGTTGAAACACCAATGCAAGCTTCTTTGGTTTTCCCTCTCTTCATTGCTGGCATACATTCAGTGGCAGAGTTCGACAGAGAGCGCATGCGGGACATTCTTAACCAGATGATGGAGACGTATGGGCCATGGAATGTGGTCAGAATCAAGTACGTCATGGAGAAAGTCTGGGAACAGAACCCAGATGGTGacaaagttgttgattGGCTCGCGATATTGAAGCAGTTGGGTTGGGAGATTAACTTTGCCTGA